One genomic window of Muntiacus reevesi chromosome 4, mMunRee1.1, whole genome shotgun sequence includes the following:
- the PRR13 gene encoding proline-rich protein 13, with translation MWNPNAGQPGPYPHPPNAGYPGGCNPAHPPPANPPFPPGPFPTPPGAPQGNPAFPPGGPCHPVPQPGYPGCQPSGPYPPPYPPPGPGMCPVNPLVPGVVGPGIVIDKKVHKKMKKAHKKKQKHHKHGKHSSSSSSSSSDSD, from the exons ATGTGGAATCCCAATGCCG GGCAGCCAGGACCATATCCACACCCCCCTAACGCTGGGTATCCTGGAGGTTGCAATCCTGCCCATCCACCACCTGCCAACCCTCCCTTTCCTCCAGGCCCCTTTCCCACTCCCCCAGGAGCACCCCAGGGGAATCCAGCCTTTCCCCCTGGTGGGCCCTGTCATCCTGTGCCACAACCAGGATATCCAGGATGCCAGCCCTCAGGTCCCTACCCCCCTCCATACCCACCACCTGGCCCTGGCATGTGTCCTGTGAATCCATTGGTTCCTGGTGTAGTAGGACCAGGAATAGTGATTGACAAGAAGGtgcacaagaaaatgaaaaaagctcATAAAAAGAAGCAGAAGCACCATAAACATGGCAAG cattcctcctcctcctcctcttccagcaGTGACTCTGACTGA